Within Paenibacillus albicereus, the genomic segment CGCAGGAGGCGCTGGAGCGGCTCGAGAACGCCCGCCGTCAGGCGGGGCTGGAGGCGGACCGCATCGTGCTGCTTCCGCACGGGGAGACCTGGCGGATGAACGGTTGACGCCAAGATCGCACAAGGACGCGCCACAACGCAGCCTCGAATGCCTAGGCGCAGAGTGGTATACTGAAGGCGATTTGTTCAATCGACAGGAGGACTCAGCTACCATGACCCATTCCCCGCTCCGCATCGGCATCATCGGCGCCGGCGCGATCGGCAACGTGCATATGGATACGATCAAGAACATCCCGGAAGCGACGGTCGCGGCCGTGACCGACGCGTTCCTGCCGCTGGCGCAGCAGCGTGCTGACGAGCACGGCATCCCGACCGTGCACGAGAGCCCGCAGCATCTGCTCGAGGACGCAGGCATCGACGCCGTCGTCATCTGCGTGCCCAACCAGTTTCACGCCGGCCTGGCGATCGAGGCGCTCCGTCAGGGCAAGCATGTGCTGCTCGAAAAGCCGATGGCGATCAGCCTGCCGGACGCGCGCGCCATTCTCGACGCGAAGCTTGCCTCGGGCAAGACGCTCATGGTCGCGCACCAGATGCGCTTCCTCGGCCTCAGCCGCGCGATCAAGGACATGATCGACGGCGGCAAGCTCGGCCGTATCTACAACGCCAAGACCGGCTGGTGGCGCAAGAAGGGCATTCCCGGCTGGGGCTCCTGGTTCACGCGCAAGGACATGGCCGGCGGCGGCCCACTGATCGATATCGGCGTGCATATGCTCGACCTGTCGCTTTACATGATGGGCAACCCGCGCCCGGTCAGCGTCTTCGGCACGACCTACGCCGAGTTCGGCCCGCAGCGCAAGGGCATCGGCAACTGGGGCACGCCCAACTGGGACGGCTACTATGACGTCGAGGATCTGGCGACGGCCCTCATCAAGATGGACAACGGCGCGACGCTCACGCTCGAAGTGAGCTGGGCGGCGCATAGCGCCGGGATGGGCGAGAACCCGTTCATCCATCTGATGGGCACGGAAGGCGGCGCGAGCTACTCCGGCAGCACGGGCACTTACGTCACCCACGACGAGCAAGGCGTGGTCGAGCAGGATATCGCTCCGCTCGAGGGCGAAGAGGACCGCGTGCTCATGTTCCGCCATTTCATCGAATGCGTGCAGACCGGACGCGAGCCGATCAGCTCGGCTCTGACCGGCTACACCGTCAACCGCGTCCTCGACGCGATCTATGAATCGTCCCGCACGGGCAGCGAAGTCAAGCTGAGCTGGACCTGACGCGAAAGCGTCCCACGGCGATGAGGAGCGGTGCTCGCCGGAGCGGTCGCGAGAGCGTCCCACGGCGATGAGGGGCGAGTGCGCGCCCGGAGCGGTCGCGAGAGCGTCCCACGGCGGCCGAGGGGCGAGTGCTCGCCCAGAGCATGCGCGGACGCGAGAGCGCCCCTGGCGTGCCAGCCTAGGCGGCGATGGGACGGCTCTGCCGGGCGGACGCTGGCGCGTCCCTCCGGCATGCGCGCCAGGCGCAGCCGGATCGGATGCAGGTCCGTCCGTTCCGAAAGCAAGCGCGGCATGACAGGCGGCGGCTATGGAGCCGCCGCCTTTTGCTTTTCAAACCAGCGTTGAGTCTAGGCAAACGGAGAGGGGACAGGGCAATGGAGCAGCGGCAAGGCCGGATTCGGCATATGGTGATCTTTGATTTGGCGCGTGAAGAGGGCTCGGTCGAGGAGACGGCGTTTCTGAGGGACGGGGAGCGCATCCTGACCTCGATTCCGGTCGTTCGGGCATTCGGAGCCTTCCGCCAGACGAGCGCGAAAAACGACTACCGCCTCGGCTTCAGCATGGAATTCGACAGCCGGGCCGACTACGAGGCGTACAACGCCCATCCGGCGCATGTGTCGTTCGTGGAGGAGCGGTGGCAGAAGGAAGTGAGCCGCTTCCTCGAGATCGACTTCGATCTGGACGGGGCGACCGCCCCAAGAGAGGGGGCCGGGCAATGAGCGCCCCATACGAGCCGCTGACGGGAGCCGGCGGAGCAGCCGAAGCGGGCGGCATCCGGCTCGACTTGTCGGGCCATGTCGCGCTCGTGACCGGATCGACGGGCCAGCTCGGGCGAGTCATCGCCCGCACGCTGGCGCAGGCGGGAGCCGACATCGTGCTGCACTATCACGGCAACGAGGCCAAGGCGAAAGAGCTGCACGCCGAGCTGGCCGCTCTCGGACGCAGCATCATGATCGCCCAAGCGGATGTCACGAAGCTGGACTCCGTGCAGGCGATGCGCGCCGCCGCCGTCGCCTCCGGCATGAGGCCGGTCGACATCGTCGTCGCCAACGCGGTCGTCCAGTACGGCTGGACGTCCGTGCTGGAGCAGCCGGTGGAGGATTATGTCAGCCAGTTCGAGTCGTGCGTGCTGCAGAGCGTGCATCTGGCCAAAGCCTTCGTCCCCGCGATGAAGCAAGGCGGCTGGGGCAGGATGATCGGCATCAACACGGAGTGCGCGATGCAGAACTTTCCGACGCAGTCGGCCTATGTCGCGGGCAAGCGCGGCATGGACGGCGTCTACCGCGTGCTCGCCAAGGAAGTCGGAGCGGACGGCATCACCGTCAACCAGGTCGCTCCGGGCTGGACGATCAGCGAGCGCGACCGCGAGAACGGCACCGAGCGCAGCGAAGGCTACGAGAGCACCGTCCCCTTGCGCCGCCGCGGCACGGACCAGGAGATCGCCCATGCGGTCGCTTTCCTCGCCTCGGACCTCGCCTCGTTCATCACCGGCGCCTACCTCCCGGTGAACGGCGGCAACGTGATGCCGGCGATATAGAGGGCTGGACGCAGGCTCGAACATGCGAGTTACTGGACCTGGAGTAGGTCGTGGAGCAAGCATTAAGTCGAATAAATCGAGTTACTGGGGTTCAAGTAGGCCGTGGAGCAGGCGTTAAGTCGAATAAATCGAGTTACTGGGGTTCAAGTAGGTCGTGGAGCAGGCGTTAAGTCGAATAAATCGAGTTACTGGGGTTCAAGTAGGTCGTGGAGCAGGCGTTAAGTCGAATAAATCGAGTTACTGGGGTTCAAGTAGGTCGTGGAGCAAGCATTAAGTCGAATAAATCGAGTTACTGGGGTTCAAGTAGGTCGTGGAGCAGGCTTTAAGTCGAATAAATCGAGTTACTGGACTTGGAGTAGGCCGTGGAGCAGGCTTAAATTGAATCGTTGAAAATACTATTGCACAGACCTGGTTTAATATTGTAAATTTTAAATATATCTCTGGAACCAGCGTGAAGCACACGCCGTTTGCCCTTCGGGCAAGCGGCTTTTTTATTTGGAAGAAATGAAGGAGGAGCCGCTATGACTGATCCTAGAATTCAAACCTTTATGGAAAAGGAACGTAAACAGGCCAAGGGCCAGCGTTTGGAAATGCTGGAAAGAGAGCTGCACGGAACGATCAAGCTGCTTGAAACCGCTATTCTCCCCGTTTTCCGTTCCTTGGAAGGGTTCCATTTAGAGTATGAGTTCAAAAGCCCTACCGGCTATAGCTACTATGCCGATCTCTTTTACGAGCCGCTCCAAACCGTATTTGAATGCGATGGATTCGTGCCGCACGGAGAGCTTTTGACAAGAGAACGATTTGCGTTGGAGAGGCAGCGGGTAAGAACGATGGCGATGTTCGGCTATCGCTATCTGCCCTTCAGTTGGGACGAACTGGAGAAGAAAGGAGAGCTTTGCCGAAGGACGGTCTTTGAACTGCTGGGCCGTTTTGGGAAGGGAACAAAAGCGATCCAGGCTTTATCGATTCAAGAAAGGGAGATGTTGCGGCTGGCAGCCCAGGGACAATCCTTTCGCCAACGAGATGCGCAGATTTGGCTGGGGTTGAAGAATGAGACGGTAAGGAAGATTATTCGTCGCATGCTCGAAAAGGGATGGGTAGCCCCAGATAGCAAAGGAGAGTCACGTATCCACTCTTACAAAATGACGGAACAGGGCTGGAGCTTGTTTCGGGGTCACGGCTGATTTGTCTTTCTTCACTATGGGTAGACCCCGCCCCCCTCGTTTCCCACGATCCTGCATCTTATGCTATACTGAAGGAAGTCTGTTTTTTTGCAGGGAATGCGGGGCCGAGGCCGATCCGATCCCTGCCCGAGACGATGATGCAAGGCGGTCCTCCGCCTAAATCCATAGATGAAGGACGGGATTTCCACACATGATCAGCACCAGCGGCATATCGCTTCGCTACGGCAAGCGGGCGCTTTTTGAAGACGTCAACATCAAGTTCACCCCCGGCAACTGCTACGGCCTGATCGGGGCGAACGGAGCGGGCAAGTCCACGTTCCTGAAGATTCTCTCCGGCGAGATCGAGCCCAACACGGGCGAGGTCCACATCACGCCGGGCGAGCGCATGGCCGTGCTCAAGCAGAACCATTTCGAATATGACGAAGTGCCTGTTCTCATGACCGTCATCATGGGCCACAAGAAGCTCTACGACGTCATGAACGAAAAGAACACGCTGTACGCCAAGTCGGACTTCACCGACGAGGACGGCATGCGCGCGGGCGAGCTCGAGGCGGAGTTCGCCGACATGAATGGCTGGGAAGCGGAGTCCGAGGCAGCCGAGATGCTGAACGGCCTCGGCATCACGCCGGACCTGCACGACAAGCTCATGAAGGATCTCGACGGCAACGCGAAGATCCGCGTCCTGCTGGCGCAGGCGCTGTTCGGCACGCCGAACATCCTGCTGCTTGACGAGCCTACCAACCACTTGGATATGCAGTCGATCGAATGGCTGGAGAAGTTCCTGTCCACCTACGAAGGCACCGTCGTCGTTGTCAGCCACGATCGCCACTTCCTGAACCAGGTGTGCACGCACATCGCGGACATCGACTTCGGCAAGGTCCAGATGTACGTCGGCAACTACGACTTCTGGTACGAGTCCAGCCAGCTGGCGCTCGCGCTCCAGCGCGACGCCAACAAGAAGAAGGAGGA encodes:
- a CDS encoding Gfo/Idh/MocA family protein; the encoded protein is MTHSPLRIGIIGAGAIGNVHMDTIKNIPEATVAAVTDAFLPLAQQRADEHGIPTVHESPQHLLEDAGIDAVVICVPNQFHAGLAIEALRQGKHVLLEKPMAISLPDARAILDAKLASGKTLMVAHQMRFLGLSRAIKDMIDGGKLGRIYNAKTGWWRKKGIPGWGSWFTRKDMAGGGPLIDIGVHMLDLSLYMMGNPRPVSVFGTTYAEFGPQRKGIGNWGTPNWDGYYDVEDLATALIKMDNGATLTLEVSWAAHSAGMGENPFIHLMGTEGGASYSGSTGTYVTHDEQGVVEQDIAPLEGEEDRVLMFRHFIECVQTGREPISSALTGYTVNRVLDAIYESSRTGSEVKLSWT
- a CDS encoding Dabb family protein, with product MEQRQGRIRHMVIFDLAREEGSVEETAFLRDGERILTSIPVVRAFGAFRQTSAKNDYRLGFSMEFDSRADYEAYNAHPAHVSFVEERWQKEVSRFLEIDFDLDGATAPREGAGQ
- a CDS encoding SDR family NAD(P)-dependent oxidoreductase, which produces MSAPYEPLTGAGGAAEAGGIRLDLSGHVALVTGSTGQLGRVIARTLAQAGADIVLHYHGNEAKAKELHAELAALGRSIMIAQADVTKLDSVQAMRAAAVASGMRPVDIVVANAVVQYGWTSVLEQPVEDYVSQFESCVLQSVHLAKAFVPAMKQGGWGRMIGINTECAMQNFPTQSAYVAGKRGMDGVYRVLAKEVGADGITVNQVAPGWTISERDRENGTERSEGYESTVPLRRRGTDQEIAHAVAFLASDLASFITGAYLPVNGGNVMPAI
- a CDS encoding helix-turn-helix domain-containing protein, which produces MTDPRIQTFMEKERKQAKGQRLEMLERELHGTIKLLETAILPVFRSLEGFHLEYEFKSPTGYSYYADLFYEPLQTVFECDGFVPHGELLTRERFALERQRVRTMAMFGYRYLPFSWDELEKKGELCRRTVFELLGRFGKGTKAIQALSIQEREMLRLAAQGQSFRQRDAQIWLGLKNETVRKIIRRMLEKGWVAPDSKGESRIHSYKMTEQGWSLFRGHG